The proteins below come from a single Rosa rugosa chromosome 2, drRosRugo1.1, whole genome shotgun sequence genomic window:
- the LOC133734250 gene encoding syntaxin-61, whose protein sequence is MMPSAQDPFYVVKEEIQESIDKLQSSFHQWERISSNGGQQLQLTKELLANCGSIEWQVDELDKAISVAARDPSFYGIDEVELEKRRRWTSTARAQVGAVKKAVEAGKESTGTSAAGMRRELMRLANSQETDRSNQYAAHRNDDFITSESDRQLLLIKQQDEELDELSASVERIGGVGLTIHEELLAQDKIVEELGMEMDSTSNRLDFVQKKVATVMKKAGVKGQIMMILFLVVLFIILFVLVFLT, encoded by the exons ATGATGCCTTCGGCTCAAGATCCGTTCTATGTTGTGAAAGAGGAGATTCAAGAATCT atCGATAAGCTGCAGTCTTCTTTTCACCAATGGGAACGTATTTCATCTAACGGTGGACAACAACTACAACTCACGAAGGAGCTGCTTGCCAATTGTGGAAGCATCGAGTGGCAG GTAGATGAACTGGACAAAGCAATATCTGTAGCGGCTAGAGATCCCAGTTTTTATGGTATTGATGAAGTGGAACTTGAAAAGCGAAGGAGATGGACAAGCACTGCTCGTGCTCAG GTAGGTGCGGTAAAAAAAGCAGTGGAAGCTGGAAAGGAGTCCACTGGAACTAGCGCAGCTGGAATGCGGCGGGAACTAATGAGGCTGGCCAATTCTCAGGAGACAGACAGATCCAACCAATATGCTGCACACCGTAACGATGATTTCATAACATCAGAATCAGATAGACAGTTGCTTCTCATAAA GCAACAAGATGAGGAATTGGACGAACTCAGTGCCAGTGTGGAGAGAATTGGAGGTGTCGGACTTACCATACATGAAGAGCTCCTGGCACAG GACAAGATTGTAGAGGAGTTGGGTATGGAAATGGACAGTACGTCAAACCGGCTTGATTTTGTTCAG AAAAAGGTGGCAACAGTGATGAAGAAGGCTGGTGTAAAAGGCCAGATTATGATGATACTCTTTTTGGTGGTTTTGTTCatcattctttttgttttggtctTCCTCACCTAG